ttttctcTCATACATAGTTTGCCCTTTCTTGGCttgcatccacgtttaggtttctCCATTTTGTACTCATATTTTTATGCCTAACTCAAAACTGTACGGTCATTAGAAGCAAAGAATGTGCAAATAGCGCTTCAGAAAAACACATGAATTGAACTGAATTCACTCATTTGACTTCTCTGTTTGGACCGCAGGGGGAGAAGCTGTTGCGTCTCTCAGAGATGTGTCATAAACTGGAGACAGAACATGAAAAGGTTTTGCCCTTCGATTCTTCATCATTGAGCGCTGAAGAGCTGAGTCAGGAGAGAGATAAAGCCGCAGAGTCTCCACCTAACAAACTCACTCATGTAATACTATACTTTTAAAAGAAatcttggtaacactttacattaaggttcccttcataaagtatttataaatgtgttcattgatgattaataagtcatttacaaatgcattataaagcagttataaccgCATACATGAAaaggggattctaacgaaatacctgctaaatagtgagccatttttaactcgcatgttataaatgcttaataagtgtatttattcattatttatttgcaaaataggctgtcagaccggagactgtagggtgttatgatggtttttcttattattgtatatttcatatcttatgcacttttcaaaccatgttgctGACTTGATCCGATTCCGAATGTCTTCCGGtgccctccagaatgccttcagatcatgatgcttatccaaagcagttttttcttgcttaccaagataaattcatcaaacttttgatcactttttaacactaaatgcaCAAAGGTTGTTTGCGAACGATTCAGTTACTTCCGATAGTtaatcaaaaccagaaaacatttatttattatttattgtagaaacagaatgcttgctcacaaggctacatctctgatgtgaatcatatatttagaagtattgacagcccatgaaagtgcactttaaagagtaagatttataaacatttataaacagtaaacatttataaacagtaacatttattaagcattcaTAACAggtatttcgtttttatttacgcagttataactgctttataatgcatttgtaaatgacttattaatcattaatgaacacatttataaatgcttcataaagggaaccttaatgtaaagtgttaccgaaatcTTTTTACCAAAGTCTACGTGAACGAACGTATTTTGAGCTAGGAATGTGAAGTATGTCTACATGGTGCATTACATCATGTATTGTCTTGACTTTAACCCCTTGAGTCTGTCCAGTTAATTCAGGACTGTGCACCTCTCGGGATCTTCTGGCAGCGTTATAACAAAGTGCATCTGGAGCGCTTGTGTCTGAAGCGAGAGAAGCTGCTTCTGGATCGACAGAATGAGCAGTTGAGAATCTATCTGAAGCAGTTTCTGGATGGGATTAGTGTTTCTGACGACAGTCTTCTTCACCATCAACACCCACTGCTGACGGTGTCGTCTCCTCCTCTACAGGCCCCGGCTGCTACCGGGAGACGCGATCAGAAACGCTACGTGGTCCAAGAAGCTGCAAATATTGCACAGCAGAGGCTGTAGGGAATCCATATGAAAATGTATGGTTTTATACACAATTAAAGCGTTTTCAACTGCAACATAGCCCAAATGTATCTGCACATTTACAAGTATTGATCAAGACAACAAATCCAGGACACTTGAAGTGCAACTTTATAAGggactgtttttgtttgttttgttattgaaCTATAGAAGCTCATACAAATAGTTTTCAATTCAACCAAAATTCTAAAGTACAATTCCTCTACTGGCCACAAGATGGCAACAAACCATTTACGATAAACGACAATTTGAAAATACTTctaaaaatacagttaaaaataaattacagttacattataaattatataaatctaCAGCATCAAGGattgttttcaaaacaaacattatcCTCTCATGTATGCAATGAAAACCTTAAAAACAACTGATTTGATGTGTGTTTTGTCTCAAAGTATATCATTCTTATTAACATTAACTGCAACATTTAACAAAGAAATATTGAAAGTTAAAACATTAATTACCCCAAAAATGTTGAAGATCCGCTGACTCCTGAATATCTTCTGAGACTTCACCTTTAACCCTTCATTGTTTGTCTTCTAACAATCCTCACCTGGAGGAAAGTGTAAACATTCTTCTGATCAGGTCAGTGTTTCATTTGGAGAAGTTGTTTTCTGAGTGAATCGTCAGTATTTTGACCTAATGATCGCACATTGTGTTGCTGGTGTTGTCTGTTACTATTTACTTTAGGAAAATGTGATCCCAAATGTAGACAGATTTCATGCCTTTTGAGCTGCAGGCCCCCTGTACGGTCTGACACTTTTTGAAACAGAATCGAGAAAGAATATATAAATGATATAATTGATGCATTGGACTGCTATTTTCAGATGCTTTCgtgtaagaaataaaaagatatttgaTCTCTACACGGTCTTATAAGCAACTTTTATCCCTTCAAATCACCGTGTTGTATCCTTTAAGAAATGAATCAAAATAATCATATCACTGATCCTGAATAAATAGTCTTTAGACaagtctttaataaaaaaagaaaaacttgaaAACACTATACAGCGGCTTCAAAAGGTATTAACGCACTGAAACCACACATACAAATGTATGACTTTTATGATCTGTTGTGTAATCATTTGATCCCACGAACTTAATGTTtcgttaaatgttgttttgctgTTTGTTATATGTTGTACTGACATTCTTAAAGTTTCAAATGTGCCTTAAAAATGCTTTCATCTGATGTACATTCTTCATAATCAGATAAGAGCATCTGTTCTGCAAATGCCTCATGTGTACGagcattttaaagaatttatgtcacagaaaaaatacacaaaactgtagttgtttttcttatttaaatagtttatttCTTTGGCTTTGATCTTATTTCTTCTTGCTCTTCTTGTCTTTGCTCTTCTTCTTGCCGTGAGGTTGAGCATTAGCTTTCTTGTAGAGGTAGATGCCCACTAAACCCAACAGGGTGGGAACCAGCCCCAAACACACCAGCGGTAAGACGTCATTCACTATTTTCTGATACGGCGtttgctgagagagagagatcacctCCACCTCAAACTCAAGTGCACTGTCACCTGTGGCGAAAGAAGAACGTGCATTAAAACGTGCCAAGCTTTAACAGTGAGGCAACGGGTTTGATTCCCAGCCAAAgcatatattataaaatatgagAAATGTGCTGTAAAcggttttggataaaagccttgCATAAggtttaataatgtattttattatggaCAAATGCAGGATTTACGATGCTGTGAACTGTTTGAAAAATATAGCAATTTCAAACCTGCGGTTTTTTAATACAAAGCCTATATGTCATGTTAAGCATGTTGCCATGGTACCTGGGATGGTTGGAGGATATCCTCTCTTTCCATATGCTAGATGTGCCGGAATCGTGGCCTTGATTTTTTGTCTGAgcagaacagagagagaaaagaccATAAATGTTGTTGAACAGTATTATTCAATGTAGTTTATGTTCAGCTTTCACAACATCTGCCTACACGCACTGCCACAAGTTTTCTTTGACTTACCCTTGACACACCCCAACCAAAGCTTCCTCGAGACCTgccaaagaaaaaacacaaatgttgcCATTATTAAACATAATATCACATatctatttaaaaatgtaacccACTGCAGAGGTCCTGGGGTCAGTTTTAAaaagctttgttttatttttgccgTTATGAGTGTAATATAGTTTCTGGTGCCTCATACCTGTGATCACAGATCTTTTGCCCAGTTCAACCAGCAGAGGCTCACGAGACAGAGATGTGTCAATCACTTTCCCGTCCATCAAGCGACCCTGAACAGAGAGACGAAATGAATGGGTTAGCTGCACACATAGTTTATGTAAATGCAGAAACTCTTTTACATCAAATTGAATTATAGTCTGCGAATTATTGTTTTATCTAAAgctcacttttatttttatgatgatttttatgatgttttactacaaataaactatggttactatagtaaaaccgtGGTTATTTACATAAGGTATTTACATAGCTGTGTCAAAACGATGTATtgaaaaattataaatgttgttggagatgcaaataaatgtcaataaactgtatatttaattCTGAACCCCCAATTTATTCTAAGTGTGTAAGCCCAATGTTTCCTGTATGGATTTTAAACCGACTTAACTTTTATTTCGTAAACAGCCGAAACTTTGTAGCCCAGAACGTCAAGTATTTACCTTTACAGAAACTGTCTTAAGAATATATATGAAAAATATTGGAGTAAAACGGCGAAGTCAGAGTTTGTGTTTGACGTCATGACGTAGAACACACGAACGACCGCCGCTCGCCCTCAAGTGCTGACGTGTTGCTCCGCCTAATCCAGCGTGTAAAAGCAGAACATTTGGCTTCCCTTAACTTAACTAAAACACTGTTTAGATAAAATCGCCTTTCTAGCTGTGGACGTGGCCTCTCGATCATTTCTATACGTCGATTAACATAAAGGAAAGAACGTGTCATGGTTTACGCTCAATGTGTAGCATGAAACTCGTTATGTTGAATCCAGATGTCTGCCACATCACTGAACGACGAAATAACCTCCGTCCGTTTTGCACACTGTATATTTGTGTACATTTCGCCTCACTGCACATGTTTTCATGTGAAGGGTCATTATTTGACAACATAACAAAGAAAAGACAAGTCGTTTCATTTATTACCGTGTAATGTATTTGAAGCGTGTCACCCATCACTGATGTTAGCGTGCATGTCTC
The Triplophysa rosa linkage group LG7, Trosa_1v2, whole genome shotgun sequence genome window above contains:
- the fkbp11 gene encoding peptidyl-prolyl cis-trans isomerase FKBP11 isoform X1 encodes the protein MGTRTAIALIFLAVFAFVAAEDTESNESVIEQLVVETLVMPETCTLTSVMGDTLQIHYTGRLMDGKVIDTSLSREPLLVELGKRSVITGLEEALVGVCQGQKIKATIPAHLAYGKRGYPPTIPGDSALEFEVEVISLSQQTPYQKIVNDVLPLVCLGLVPTLLGLVGIYLYKKANAQPHGKKKSKDKKSKKK
- the fkbp11 gene encoding peptidyl-prolyl cis-trans isomerase FKBP11 isoform X2, whose protein sequence is MPETCTLTSVMGDTLQIHYTGRLMDGKVIDTSLSREPLLVELGKRSVITGLEEALVGVCQGQKIKATIPAHLAYGKRGYPPTIPGDSALEFEVEVISLSQQTPYQKIVNDVLPLVCLGLVPTLLGLVGIYLYKKANAQPHGKKKSKDKKSKKK